One Polynucleobacter sp. SHI8 genomic window, AAATAACCTAAGTTAACCTCGCAACGCTCCTTGAAGAATTAAGACTATTATAAACCTGCGGCAGATTTCAGTGCGATGACACGATCCCTTGCTTCCCAAGTAAACTCAGGCTCTTCACGACCAAAGTGACCATATGCAGCTGTTTTACGGTATATAGGACGTAAAAGATCAAGCATTTTCACGATACCTTTAGGCCTTAAATCAAAGTGTTCACTTACTAACATTGAAATTTCCTCATCAGAGATTTTTCCAGTTCCATAGGTGCTTACCATGACTGATGTTGGTTTAGCTACACCAATTGCATAAGAAACCTGAACTAAACACTTAGACGCGAGTCCTGCAGCAACCACATTTTTTGCAACATAACGTGCTGCATAGGCAGCAGATCTGTCTACTTTAGATGGATCTTTGCCTGAGAAAGCGCCGCCACCGTGCGGGGCTGCGCCACCATATGTATCAACAATGATCTTGCGACCAGTCAATCCACAATCACCTTGCGGACCACCAATGACAAATCGACCTGTAGGATTAACCAAATACTTGATCTCACCTTTAATGAGCTCTTTCGGCAATACAGGTTTGATGATTTCCTCAATCACTGCTTCGCGTAATTTATCGAGCCCCATTTCTGGGGAGTGTTGTGTCGACAAAACAACCGTATCGATCGAGTCAGGACGACCATTCACATAGCGTAAAGTAACTTGTGATTTCGCATCAGGGCGTAACCAGTCTAGGCGACCATCACGGCGAAGCTGAGATTGACGCTCAACCAATCGATGAGAAAGATAAATCGGCATTGGCATGAGTTCTGGTGTTTCATCCACCGCATAACCAAACATCAAACCTTGGTCACCAGCACCTTGATCTAAAGGGTCATCTTCAGCATTATTGACGCCCTGAGCAATGTCTGGGCTTTGTTTGTCATAAGCGACTAACACCGCACAACCACGATGATCAATACCAAAATCAGTATTGTCATAGCCGATTTCGCGAAGAGTCTCTCGAGCTACTTTGATGTAGTCCACATTAGCTGTAGTGGTGATCTCACCTGCGAGTACAACTAAACCGGTATTACATAAAGTTTCTGCTGCAACTCTTGCTGTTGGATCTTGAGCAAGAATTGCGTCAAGAATAGAGTCTGAGATTTGATCTGCAACTTTATCTGGGTGTCCCTCAGATACAGATTCAGATGTGAAAAAATAATCATTTGCCATATAGGTTCCTTAATTAAAAATTCGACAACACGTGCCGAACTACCTATACGGCGACGCTTTAGCAGAATTTATAGTCGCCCTGCAAGTTGTCTTAACTCGGCGATGTAATGAAGTATAACGATTCTTTTGATTTTTTTCAAACTTCATGGTTTTTTGCATATCATAGAGGGAATGCATTGGTTAATTCATCTTATCGGTCGCCTTCCTCTAAAGTATCTACAGTCTGTAGGTGCTTTTCTGGGTCTTTTAACCTATTGGTTCTCACCAAAAGATAAGGCCTTGATCCTTGAAAACTTGTCTTATGCCCAAGCGCTTTACAGCTTTAACGCCAGCCCTAAAGAAGTTGCTAAATCCGCCGGAAAAATGTTAACGGACAGCCTTTGGATTTGGCAACATCCCAAAGAAGCCTTGAAAAAAACAGAATTAATTCACTGGGATGTTGTCGAACAAGCGATGGAAGAGGGTAAGGGGCTTTTGATGCTTACCCCTCATTTAGGTGCTTTTGAAATGATTCCTCGGGTGCTTGCGGAACATTTTCCGGCAACCATTATTTATAAACCCGCTAAACAAGCTTGGTTAAACGATCTGATTGAGGAAGGTAGAGCACATCCTCGCATGAACTTTGTGCCAGCAAATATGCAAGGGGTTCGGCAAATTGCTCGAGCTCTTGTCAGGGGCGAAGCAGTCGGAATTTTGCCAGATCAAGTTCCGGGAAATGGCGAAGGCGTGTGGGCACCATTTTTTGGCAAACCTGCCTATACGGCAGTATTACCGGCAAAGATTGCACTGAAAAACAATATTCCTACTATTGTTTTTTCTGCAATCCGCAAACCTGATGGGGATGGATGGTCGATGATTGCCCAAAGGATATCTGAACCATTTTCAAGTGATTCAGTAACGGCTGCCACACAACTCAATCACTTTCTTGAGCAAGTGATTATTCAAAACCCAGAACAATATCTTTGGATGTATAAAAGATATAAGCACCCAGCAGGTGCGCCACCACCTCCTCCAGAATGAAAGTCGTGACGCATATCTTTAATTATTTAGGCTTAGGTTTTTTATATTTCCTAAACGCCTTACCTATTACAGCGAACCATGCCATTGGTGATGCTTTAGGTTGGATTGCCTATCACTTGCCGATTGAGCGCAAAAAAGTAGTGGATATTAACTTAAAGCTTTGCTTCCCTAATTTATCTGAACAAGAATTAAATAAATTAGCTCTCAAGCATTGGCGATTATTTGGTCGATCAATCACTGAGCGCGGATACTTATGGTTAGGTTCAGAGGCCAAAATAGAAAAACTGGTGCAAGTCACATCTGACATTGATATGGCGGATGGTAAATCCCGTCTATTTTTTAGTATGCATCTGTTAGGTATCGAAGCCGGATTAATCGGGATTTCTCTTTATTTAAATAAGCGTGGGTTGCAAAGCCCCATCACGCTTTACATCAAAATGAAAAATGATTTTTTCAATCAAAAAATTAAGTTTTGGCGTGAGCGTTTTGGTGGAAGAATGATTCTTCGGCAACAAAATGCCAGGGAAATGATTCGTGCGATTCGGTCTAATCAAGCAGTTGCGATTTCTCCAGATATGGATCTTGGTAAACAAGACTCTGTATTTGTGCCATTCTTCGGTGTGCCAACCTGCACTGTGACCTCCATATCTCGAATGGCAAAAATTGTTCAAACTGAAGTATGTCCTGTCATTACGACGTTAAATCCTGACGGAAAATCCTACACGGTACATATCGGTAGGCCATTAGAAAACTTCCCAACAGATGATGAGGTGGCAGACACGCTGCGATTAAATCAATTCTTTGAGGCACAAATCATTCCTAGGCCAGAAGAGTATTATTGGGTTCATAAACGCTTTAAAAATCGGCCTGAGGGTCAAGCTAGGTTTTATTCATGAAACTTCACTTTACAAAGATGCATGGTGCAGGAAATGACTTTATTGTCATTGATGCAATTGCGCAAGACATTAGTCAATTGACTAAAGACGATTGGATTTTTCTAGCCAATCGTCAATTGGGTATTGGCGCTGATCAAATTTTACTTGTCGAATCTCCAACAACTACCGATGCAGATTTTCGTTATCGTATTATCAATCACGATGGATCTGAAGTAGAGCAGTGCGGAAATGGTTCAAGGTGTTTTGTAAGGTTTGTTCGTGAAAAAGGTCTAAGCTCCAAAAAAGAAATCAAGGTCGAAGTTGCACACACTACGATCACTCTGACTGAGCAGGAAGATCAGCGCGTTCGAGTCAATATGGGCGCTCCGATTTTTGAGCATAACTTGATTCCTTTTATTCCAGGTAATTTTGATACTCGAGTGATTGGCCCCATTAGTGAATTTTTATTACCACTAACGCAATCAAACGTTTGGATTGCTCCACTTTCAATGGGGAATCCTCACGCAGTCCAATTGGTAGAATCAGTTCAAACTGCTTTAGTCAGCCAAATTGGTCCAGAAATTGAGAGCCATCCAAGCTTCCCTAAACGAGTCAATGTTGGGTTTGTTGAAGTAGTGAATCGTGGTCATATCAACATCAGAGTCTTCGAGCGAGGCTCTGGTGAAACTCTTTCCTGTGGCACTGGCGCTTGTGCTGCAGCAGTAACTGTCATCTTAAAAAATCTCGTTGACTCACCAGTCTCTGTTCAAACCCGTGGTGGATTGTTAGAGATTGATTGGCAATATGCACAACTTGGTCTTCAGGCAAACGTTATCATGACCGGTCCAGCGACAACTGTTTTTGATGGCATTATTGAGATTTAATCTGCTGATTTAATTGATTTTTTAATTTTTATATTGCTTTTAACGAATTATTCACACTGATAGACTAAATTAACTTATCAATTCTTCATATTTGTTGAATTGTTTTCATTCAATAAGGTTTTTTATGTCTAAATACAATATTCTATTTATTTGTACCCATAATTCAGCGCGTTCTATTATTGGTGAGGCAGTTGCTTCGACTCATCTCAGTGGAAAATTTGTTGGCTACTCGGCTGGCTTACACCCGCAAGATTCTGTTAGTCCATTCGCCTTAGAAATTGCTGATGAACTTCAATATTCAAGTGCTAATCTTCGTAGCAAAAGCTGGGAAGAGTTTAATGCTCCAGATGCTCCGACCATGAATTTTATTATTTCTTTGTATGACCCTTCCAATGGCGAAGCGATTCCTCATCTTCCTGGCAATCCTGCAAGCGCTTATTGGATATTCCCAGACCCATCCAATCTTTCGGGTAGTGATGATGTCAAACGTCGTGCAATGCGTGCTGTCATGGTTGGTTTAAAAAAGCGTGTGGAGATTTTAGCTTCATTACCTTTTGAGCAACTCGATGCGATTGCTATTCAGAAGAAACTTGCTGAGATTAATCAAACGGCTTGATTTAGATTGATTCCCATTGAAAGGCGCTTACCTAAGCGCCTTTCTAATTAATGCCGTATTGGTGACGATAACTTTGTACTTTGGGTAGATGTTCTTTTAGAACCGTGTCATCTGTTTTCTCTAAAAACTGTAATAGATCCGCAAGATTAGCTATCGCAATGACCGGAATACCAAAATCCTTTTGAACGGCTTGAACTGCAGAGAATTCCCCAATATCAATAGCATTT contains:
- the metK gene encoding methionine adenosyltransferase — encoded protein: MANDYFFTSESVSEGHPDKVADQISDSILDAILAQDPTARVAAETLCNTGLVVLAGEITTTANVDYIKVARETLREIGYDNTDFGIDHRGCAVLVAYDKQSPDIAQGVNNAEDDPLDQGAGDQGLMFGYAVDETPELMPMPIYLSHRLVERQSQLRRDGRLDWLRPDAKSQVTLRYVNGRPDSIDTVVLSTQHSPEMGLDKLREAVIEEIIKPVLPKELIKGEIKYLVNPTGRFVIGGPQGDCGLTGRKIIVDTYGGAAPHGGGAFSGKDPSKVDRSAAYAARYVAKNVVAAGLASKCLVQVSYAIGVAKPTSVMVSTYGTGKISDEEISMLVSEHFDLRPKGIVKMLDLLRPIYRKTAAYGHFGREEPEFTWEARDRVIALKSAAGL
- a CDS encoding lysophospholipid acyltransferase family protein, coding for MHWLIHLIGRLPLKYLQSVGAFLGLLTYWFSPKDKALILENLSYAQALYSFNASPKEVAKSAGKMLTDSLWIWQHPKEALKKTELIHWDVVEQAMEEGKGLLMLTPHLGAFEMIPRVLAEHFPATIIYKPAKQAWLNDLIEEGRAHPRMNFVPANMQGVRQIARALVRGEAVGILPDQVPGNGEGVWAPFFGKPAYTAVLPAKIALKNNIPTIVFSAIRKPDGDGWSMIAQRISEPFSSDSVTAATQLNHFLEQVIIQNPEQYLWMYKRYKHPAGAPPPPPE
- a CDS encoding lipid A biosynthesis acyltransferase codes for the protein MTHIFNYLGLGFLYFLNALPITANHAIGDALGWIAYHLPIERKKVVDINLKLCFPNLSEQELNKLALKHWRLFGRSITERGYLWLGSEAKIEKLVQVTSDIDMADGKSRLFFSMHLLGIEAGLIGISLYLNKRGLQSPITLYIKMKNDFFNQKIKFWRERFGGRMILRQQNAREMIRAIRSNQAVAISPDMDLGKQDSVFVPFFGVPTCTVTSISRMAKIVQTEVCPVITTLNPDGKSYTVHIGRPLENFPTDDEVADTLRLNQFFEAQIIPRPEEYYWVHKRFKNRPEGQARFYS
- the dapF gene encoding diaminopimelate epimerase; this translates as MKLHFTKMHGAGNDFIVIDAIAQDISQLTKDDWIFLANRQLGIGADQILLVESPTTTDADFRYRIINHDGSEVEQCGNGSRCFVRFVREKGLSSKKEIKVEVAHTTITLTEQEDQRVRVNMGAPIFEHNLIPFIPGNFDTRVIGPISEFLLPLTQSNVWIAPLSMGNPHAVQLVESVQTALVSQIGPEIESHPSFPKRVNVGFVEVVNRGHINIRVFERGSGETLSCGTGACAAAVTVILKNLVDSPVSVQTRGGLLEIDWQYAQLGLQANVIMTGPATTVFDGIIEI
- a CDS encoding arsenate reductase ArsC, with protein sequence MSKYNILFICTHNSARSIIGEAVASTHLSGKFVGYSAGLHPQDSVSPFALEIADELQYSSANLRSKSWEEFNAPDAPTMNFIISLYDPSNGEAIPHLPGNPASAYWIFPDPSNLSGSDDVKRRAMRAVMVGLKKRVEILASLPFEQLDAIAIQKKLAEINQTA